A region from the Dehalococcoides mccartyi CG5 genome encodes:
- a CDS encoding adenosylcobalamin-dependent ribonucleoside-diphosphate reductase produces the protein MTVGFGRQSIPANVRLSTTAKRVLEKRYLKKDDSGRVIETPEDMFHRVAKVMASAEHKYAPGTDTSRIEEEFYQAMSRLEFLPNSPTLLNAGRQAGQLSACFVLPVEDSIESIFDAVKQTALIHKSGGGTGFSFSDLRPAGDKVGELTEVAGGPVSVINIFAAAADYVRQGGVRRGCNAAILDVTHPDILNFISCKGDPNALTNFYISVVVTRDFMTKVRSGEDYDIINPHTGEVVRRLNAACVFDCIVDQAWKTGDPGLVFIDRINDDNPTPSIAPIRHVSGCGEQTLLPYESCNLGSISLPRMLKRDGERVVVDYEKLGRTVKMAIRFLDNVIDVNKFPTPEIEKATLRNRKIGLGVMGFADMLVLMGIPYNSEEAIFQADQIMDFIKETSHRASSKLAEIRGSFPAYEGSMYDVPGGRPMRNATCTSIAPTGTLSIIAGVSSGIEPSFAMVFVRNILDGENLLEINPYFEEMARREGFHSRELFEKLVSSNHLHDMECIPDWLKRLLVTAHRIRPEWHIRIQAAFQKYTDNAVSKTVNFPHEATREDMANVFNMAYDQGLKGITVYRDGSRAAQPLCTSESGVKLVDQYLDNCACH, from the coding sequence ATGACAGTAGGATTCGGCAGACAATCAATTCCGGCAAATGTGCGTTTATCCACTACCGCCAAGAGGGTACTGGAGAAGAGGTATCTTAAAAAAGATGATAGTGGCCGGGTGATTGAAACGCCGGAAGATATGTTTCACCGGGTTGCCAAAGTGATGGCATCTGCCGAACACAAATATGCACCGGGTACGGATACCAGCCGTATTGAAGAGGAATTTTATCAGGCTATGTCCCGCTTGGAGTTCCTGCCTAATTCTCCTACCTTGTTGAATGCCGGACGGCAGGCTGGCCAGCTTTCGGCCTGTTTTGTCCTGCCGGTAGAAGATTCCATAGAATCTATCTTCGATGCCGTAAAACAGACGGCTCTTATTCATAAAAGCGGGGGTGGCACCGGGTTTTCTTTCTCTGACCTGCGTCCTGCCGGAGACAAAGTGGGTGAGCTGACGGAAGTGGCCGGAGGACCGGTTTCGGTAATAAATATATTTGCCGCCGCCGCAGATTATGTGCGTCAGGGTGGTGTGCGCCGGGGGTGTAACGCCGCTATTCTGGATGTAACCCATCCGGATATTCTCAATTTTATTTCGTGCAAGGGTGACCCCAATGCCCTTACTAATTTCTATATTTCAGTTGTGGTCACCAGAGACTTTATGACCAAGGTGCGCAGTGGTGAAGACTATGACATTATTAATCCCCATACCGGTGAAGTAGTCCGCAGGCTCAATGCCGCCTGTGTGTTTGATTGTATTGTAGACCAGGCATGGAAAACGGGTGACCCCGGCTTGGTATTTATAGACCGCATAAATGATGATAACCCCACCCCATCCATAGCTCCCATCAGGCACGTAAGCGGCTGCGGTGAGCAAACCCTTTTGCCGTATGAATCATGCAATCTGGGGTCAATTTCTTTGCCCCGTATGCTTAAGCGTGACGGTGAACGGGTAGTGGTGGACTATGAAAAACTGGGGCGGACAGTCAAAATGGCTATCCGTTTTCTGGATAATGTAATAGACGTAAATAAATTTCCCACCCCTGAAATTGAAAAAGCCACTTTGCGTAATCGCAAGATAGGCTTGGGGGTCATGGGTTTTGCCGATATGCTGGTTTTAATGGGCATACCTTACAATTCTGAAGAAGCTATATTTCAGGCCGACCAGATAATGGATTTTATCAAAGAAACTTCTCATCGGGCTTCATCCAAGCTGGCCGAAATCAGAGGGTCTTTCCCCGCTTATGAAGGCAGTATGTATGACGTACCGGGTGGACGCCCCATGCGAAATGCTACCTGTACCAGCATAGCTCCTACCGGCACGCTTTCTATTATCGCCGGGGTATCTTCAGGCATAGAGCCTTCTTTTGCCATGGTATTTGTGAGGAATATACTTGATGGTGAAAATCTGCTGGAGATAAACCCGTATTTTGAAGAAATGGCCAGACGTGAAGGGTTTCATTCAAGAGAGCTTTTTGAAAAGCTGGTTTCCTCAAACCACCTGCATGATATGGAGTGTATACCGGACTGGCTTAAACGCCTGCTGGTTACCGCTCACCGCATTCGCCCCGAATGGCATATCCGTATTCAGGCGGCTTTCCAGAAATATACTGACAATGCGGTTTCCAAGACTGTAAATTTCCCGCATGAAGCTACCCGTGAGGATATGGCAAATGTGTTTAACATGGCCTATGATCAGGGGCTTAAGGGTATAACGGTTTACCGTGATGGAAGCCGGGCTGCCCAGCCATTGTGTACCAGCGAGTCGGGTGTCAAGCTGGTAGATCAGTATCTGGATAATTGCGCCTGCCATTAG
- a CDS encoding HD domain-containing phosphohydrolase, giving the protein MITKSETVLTVDDEDTIRRLLYQKITSEGYKCLTASNATEAMEIVKNHDIALAILDIKMPGLSGMDILPEIRIVSPDTAVIMATAISDTDTAINCMKLGAYDYVTKPFKLDAVIMGMERALEKRRLILENRDYQEHLELKIKDQAEKIRGSFFNAITSLAYALEAKDSYTIGHSQRVAETSVAIAGAMELPFATVEQIRLAGLVHDIGKIGIRSACLNKAGNLTEDEYNHIKTHPSVGERILSPITEDHEILKIVRHHHEHFNGRGYPDGLKGEEIPLGARIMALADAYDAMTSLRPYRKAMTDIEAWEELKRCSGIQFDPEIVAVFARMNNHT; this is encoded by the coding sequence ATGATTACAAAAAGTGAAACTGTCTTAACAGTAGATGACGAAGACACGATACGCCGTCTGCTTTACCAGAAAATAACCAGCGAAGGCTACAAATGTCTGACCGCCTCAAATGCTACCGAAGCTATGGAAATAGTAAAAAACCATGATATCGCACTGGCAATACTGGATATAAAGATGCCCGGGCTTTCCGGCATGGATATTTTACCCGAAATCCGTATTGTCTCACCTGATACCGCTGTTATAATGGCCACAGCCATAAGCGATACCGATACCGCCATAAACTGCATGAAGCTGGGCGCATATGACTACGTAACCAAACCGTTCAAACTGGATGCCGTAATCATGGGTATGGAGCGGGCACTGGAAAAACGCCGCCTTATACTGGAAAACCGTGATTACCAGGAACATTTGGAATTAAAGATAAAAGATCAGGCGGAAAAAATCCGCGGTTCTTTCTTCAACGCTATTACTTCCTTGGCTTATGCACTTGAAGCCAAAGACAGTTACACTATCGGCCATTCACAGCGGGTAGCTGAAACTTCAGTGGCTATTGCCGGCGCTATGGAGTTACCTTTTGCCACGGTTGAGCAGATACGTTTAGCCGGGCTGGTACATGACATAGGCAAGATAGGTATCAGGAGTGCCTGCCTGAATAAGGCCGGCAATCTGACCGAAGATGAATATAACCACATCAAAACCCACCCCAGCGTGGGTGAACGCATTCTTTCCCCCATAACCGAAGACCATGAAATTCTGAAAATAGTCCGCCACCATCATGAGCATTTTAACGGACGCGGATATCCTGACGGGCTGAAGGGTGAAGAAATACCGCTGGGAGCCAGAATAATGGCACTGGCTGATGCCTATGATGCCATGACCTCTCTCAGACCATACCGCAAAGCTATGACAGATATAGAAGCATGGGAAGAGCTGAAACGGTGCTCAGGTATACAATTTGACCCGGAGATTGTAGCTGTATTTGCCCGTATGAACAACCATACCTAA
- a CDS encoding YkgJ family cysteine cluster protein gives MNDIENTDIFECRRCGNCCLHFQPHLEMAEAQNIANHLSLSLDEFKAKYADKRWPGHRTMLIRHNQNGCIFMGRGVDNLSLCTIHDFKPQACRDYQPSFKHRECREGLLP, from the coding sequence ATGAATGATATTGAAAACACCGATATTTTTGAATGCAGACGCTGCGGCAATTGCTGCCTTCATTTTCAGCCCCATTTGGAAATGGCCGAAGCCCAAAATATTGCTAATCATCTGAGCCTTAGCCTTGATGAATTCAAGGCTAAGTATGCAGACAAACGCTGGCCCGGGCATAGAACCATGCTTATCCGCCACAACCAAAACGGCTGTATCTTTATGGGACGCGGAGTAGACAATTTATCTCTGTGTACCATTCATGACTTTAAACCCCAAGCCTGTCGGGACTATCAGCCAAGTTTCAAACACCGCGAATGCCGCGAAGGCCTGCTGCCTTAA
- a CDS encoding small multi-drug export protein: MFFQIIGVFLLALVEIWLAIPIGLIWGLDPWLVILLVIGGTLVGVGIIILLAERVRSGSNRWLDKNRTGDATLSLSALFAQIISALQERLHSGRLYKVWLKYGIIGLGILSPVLTSAPIAAFLGVMLSADRLKLFIWISVGVAVWTTGLTLAMHFGLILLGI, encoded by the coding sequence ATGTTTTTTCAAATAATCGGCGTATTTTTGTTGGCACTGGTGGAAATCTGGCTTGCGATACCTATAGGTTTGATTTGGGGTTTAGACCCGTGGCTGGTTATCCTGCTGGTAATCGGGGGCACTCTGGTTGGAGTAGGTATTATAATCCTTTTGGCAGAGCGGGTACGCAGCGGCTCAAACCGCTGGCTGGATAAAAATCGTACCGGTGATGCAACGTTAAGCCTCTCAGCCCTGTTTGCCCAAATCATTTCTGCCCTGCAGGAAAGACTTCATTCAGGCCGTTTGTACAAAGTCTGGTTGAAATATGGGATTATCGGGTTAGGCATTTTATCTCCCGTGCTGACCAGTGCCCCCATAGCTGCCTTTTTGGGTGTTATGCTAAGTGCAGACAGACTTAAGCTATTTATCTGGATATCAGTCGGGGTGGCGGTTTGGACAACCGGGCTTACTTTGGCTATGCATTTCGGTTTGATACTGCTGGGGATTTAA
- a CDS encoding PAS domain S-box protein, giving the protein MQDQYRSCHTSARQNVLPESADLTEILSMIESTRNLVLIFKTSPEPQLIYVSSNSASISGYSPEDYLANPTLSQDILKPIGLEPNTHTLDRFRIPLGPIPCYIPCKKGLPVSAEILCKLSSGRLIFYIQCQHQVRHNANHPDFSDKNLPATPLVMGFQPDGKLIFANHIFEEVTGYLVSEVTGEDWKSCGLFSRETTDLIIKMFQDRKPDTGQPFELQLIHKNGQTCWFSGHSRIINRDNKSSYLQLSASDITICKKSEKMLRLTRFALEQTTDAIFWTDSEGNFIDVNQSACNSLGYRREDLLKLKVTDIDALITNQIDWKAHWKNLKTSAYLSFESIHRNISGEEIPVEITANYMQCDNMEYNVAIARNIHLRKKAEKQLKFTSFSVEHTADSVLWINQSGSIIAANMSACQSLGYTRTELCSLNVININPVCVAERWKTLWVRLKQAINFSLESDMFTKNGQQIPIEVMCNFLEFEGIDYCCAVLRDITERKKVDARLLRAAEEWRITFDNISDIVFLLDNDFNIQRANRAFTKTLNCQPQDVLNKKCYQVLHHADCPKVNCPKLIAFNTKKTQRIAYFEENIDKHFEETIDPILDANGLSMGTVHTIKDVTEHHKIAAQLMITDRLASLGELSAGLAHELNNPLTSVIGFSELIQEKILPEDLRQDIQIISQEAQRAAEIIRNLLTFARRHEPSKDWVDMNQIIHKVLAICNYGQKVHNIQLITNLDPNLPEIKADYFQMQQVLLNIVINAEYFMTQSHGEGTIVISSRKFNDSIQISIRDDGPGMSENVLNHIFDPFFTTKEVGKGTGLGLSIGHGIITQHGGKLYAESSEGKGATFFIEIPINQPD; this is encoded by the coding sequence ATGCAAGACCAATACAGATCCTGCCACACCTCTGCAAGGCAAAATGTTTTGCCCGAAAGTGCAGACCTGACAGAGATACTTTCCATGATAGAAAGTACCCGCAATCTTGTATTGATATTTAAAACCTCGCCCGAACCCCAGCTGATTTATGTCAGTTCAAACTCAGCTTCTATCAGCGGTTATTCACCTGAGGATTACCTGGCTAACCCTACCCTGTCACAAGACATACTAAAACCAATAGGTTTGGAACCTAACACCCACACACTTGATCGGTTTAGAATACCTCTAGGTCCGATACCCTGTTATATCCCCTGCAAAAAGGGGCTGCCGGTTTCAGCAGAAATATTATGTAAACTATCTTCGGGCAGACTAATATTCTATATCCAGTGCCAACATCAGGTCCGGCATAATGCAAATCACCCTGATTTTTCAGATAAAAACCTGCCCGCAACTCCTCTGGTAATGGGTTTTCAGCCTGACGGCAAACTGATATTTGCTAACCACATATTTGAGGAAGTAACCGGTTATCTTGTGAGCGAAGTAACCGGTGAAGACTGGAAGTCTTGCGGATTGTTCAGCCGTGAAACAACCGACCTTATTATTAAAATGTTTCAAGACCGCAAACCCGATACCGGACAACCTTTTGAACTTCAACTAATCCATAAAAACGGCCAAACCTGCTGGTTTTCCGGCCATAGCCGGATAATCAACAGGGATAACAAATCCTCCTATCTGCAACTTTCAGCCAGCGATATTACAATATGCAAAAAATCCGAAAAAATGCTCCGTCTGACCAGATTTGCACTGGAACAAACTACAGATGCCATATTCTGGACTGATTCTGAGGGTAATTTCATAGATGTAAATCAATCAGCCTGTAACTCTCTCGGCTACAGACGAGAAGACCTGCTAAAACTAAAAGTCACGGATATAGACGCCCTGATAACTAATCAGATTGATTGGAAAGCGCACTGGAAAAATCTGAAAACCAGCGCCTACCTTAGTTTTGAATCTATCCACCGAAACATAAGCGGCGAAGAAATACCGGTGGAAATAACCGCCAACTATATGCAGTGCGATAACATGGAATACAACGTAGCCATAGCCCGAAATATCCACCTGCGCAAAAAAGCCGAAAAACAGCTGAAATTCACCTCATTTTCAGTTGAGCATACGGCAGATTCTGTTCTTTGGATTAATCAAAGCGGCAGTATAATAGCCGCCAATATGTCTGCCTGCCAATCACTGGGCTACACTCGGACAGAACTGTGCAGTTTAAACGTAATAAATATAAATCCTGTATGCGTTGCGGAAAGATGGAAAACTCTCTGGGTCAGACTAAAACAGGCTATCAATTTCTCATTAGAATCTGACATGTTTACAAAAAACGGGCAGCAAATACCTATTGAAGTAATGTGCAATTTCCTTGAGTTTGAGGGGATTGATTATTGCTGTGCCGTATTACGGGATATAACTGAGCGCAAGAAAGTGGACGCCCGGTTATTAAGGGCGGCAGAGGAATGGAGAATAACATTTGATAATATATCCGATATAGTATTTCTGCTGGATAATGACTTTAATATCCAGCGGGCTAATCGGGCATTTACAAAAACCCTGAACTGCCAGCCCCAAGACGTTTTAAACAAGAAATGCTACCAGGTACTGCACCATGCCGATTGCCCAAAAGTAAATTGCCCGAAACTTATAGCTTTTAATACAAAAAAGACCCAGCGTATCGCGTATTTTGAGGAAAATATAGATAAGCATTTTGAAGAAACAATTGACCCCATTCTGGACGCAAACGGGCTATCTATGGGAACTGTGCACACCATAAAGGATGTTACCGAACATCATAAGATAGCCGCCCAACTGATGATAACTGATCGGCTGGCTTCACTGGGCGAATTGTCCGCCGGACTGGCTCATGAACTTAATAACCCTCTGACCAGTGTGATAGGTTTTTCAGAGCTTATTCAGGAGAAAATTCTGCCCGAAGACCTGAGACAGGATATCCAGATAATCAGCCAGGAAGCTCAGCGGGCGGCTGAAATAATCCGTAACCTTCTCACCTTTGCCCGCCGCCATGAACCATCCAAAGACTGGGTGGACATGAACCAGATAATACATAAGGTGCTTGCTATCTGCAACTACGGGCAGAAAGTCCATAACATTCAGCTAATTACCAATCTGGATCCAAATTTGCCGGAGATAAAAGCAGACTACTTCCAGATGCAGCAGGTGCTTTTAAATATAGTCATAAATGCTGAATATTTTATGACCCAGTCACATGGTGAAGGTACCATAGTAATCTCAAGCCGCAAATTTAACGACAGTATCCAGATTTCTATTCGGGATGATGGTCCGGGTATGTCAGAAAATGTCTTAAATCATATATTTGATCCGTTTTTTACCACTAAAGAAGTAGGCAAAGGTACGGGGTTAGGACTATCTATCGGACATGGTATAATCACCCAGCACGGTGGTAAACTATACGCAGAAAGTTCCGAAGGTAAGGGCGCTACCTTTTTTATAGAGATTCCAATCAACCAGCCAGATTAA
- a CDS encoding RecB family exonuclease, whose amino-acid sequence MRPLSYSQIDQYQSCPLKYRFLYIDGLKPLEKGYFSFGTTLHDCAEHFFRVKVPPPLSLEKLMEYYQSHWRSGGYESVEIEKNYRQLGREILAEFHRIHRADFHMPLAVEHQYTVNLDGVKLTGKIDRVDKLPSGELCIVDYKSNKDLFSAEYVQDNLQLSLYQLAVEQIWYLPVGELCLYHLRSNTVMRCPARSKEVIADARRLVLEVAGKIEKAIFPACENNFCPCDFAHLCPLYRHKYAPPPQLPEASPIDIPLAVEEYVMLQSRKNEIEVRIESLKEAIIEYCRASSLGRVFGSEHALSYKEVSRSGYNNQAVYDLLEPLGLWDKVSELDKTLLEKYLETDACGKELKDRILALKEVVSTSPRLYVKQVSKDKDS is encoded by the coding sequence ATGCGTCCCCTTTCTTACAGCCAGATAGACCAGTACCAAAGCTGTCCCCTAAAATACCGTTTTCTCTATATTGATGGCCTGAAACCGTTAGAAAAGGGATATTTTAGTTTTGGTACAACTTTGCATGACTGTGCCGAGCATTTTTTCAGGGTAAAAGTACCTCCACCCCTCAGTCTGGAAAAACTGATGGAGTATTACCAGTCGCACTGGCGGTCTGGAGGATACGAATCTGTTGAAATAGAAAAAAACTACCGCCAGTTAGGCAGGGAGATACTTGCGGAATTCCATCGCATACACCGGGCTGATTTTCATATGCCGCTGGCAGTAGAGCACCAGTACACCGTAAATCTGGATGGAGTCAAACTAACCGGCAAGATAGACAGGGTGGATAAACTCCCCTCAGGTGAACTCTGTATTGTGGATTACAAGAGTAATAAAGACCTGTTTTCGGCTGAATACGTTCAAGACAACCTCCAGCTAAGCCTTTACCAGCTGGCGGTAGAGCAGATTTGGTATTTGCCGGTAGGTGAACTTTGCCTGTATCACCTGCGTTCAAATACAGTTATGCGTTGTCCTGCCAGAAGTAAAGAGGTTATCGCTGATGCCCGGCGGCTGGTGCTGGAAGTAGCCGGAAAAATAGAAAAGGCCATTTTCCCTGCCTGCGAAAACAATTTTTGCCCGTGTGACTTTGCCCATCTTTGTCCGCTGTATCGCCACAAATATGCACCCCCTCCGCAGTTACCCGAAGCATCACCTATAGATATACCCTTAGCGGTAGAGGAATATGTGATGCTTCAGTCACGGAAAAATGAAATTGAAGTCCGGATAGAAAGCCTCAAAGAGGCTATCATTGAATACTGCCGTGCTAGTTCGCTTGGGCGGGTATTTGGCAGTGAACACGCATTAAGCTACAAAGAGGTTTCACGCAGCGGGTATAACAACCAGGCGGTATATGATTTGCTTGAACCGCTGGGGTTGTGGGATAAGGTTTCAGAACTGGATAAAACCCTGCTTGAGAAATATCTGGAAACAGATGCCTGCGGGAAGGAACTGAAAGACCGGATACTGGCTTTGAAAGAGGTTGTATCCACCTCCCCGCGGTTATATGTCAAACAGGTTTCAAAAGACAAGGATAGTTGA
- a CDS encoding radical SAM protein, which translates to MKVYHLAYEPSYHSMDFHFWTECNLKCRGCYTNYEVYDFGLLDDPVAEIITRERQSPPTEFLSFDQVMEKIDGYTIKYAVFLGTEAVLDPELPKLAKAVHEKYGSFNILLTNGIRMPDLTDIDQIIFSLKAYSEDIYRDYTSRSNKSALENLKKIHAGLGDRKLHVEVVYIPDYIAKDEIEKVAQFLASIDKDMSFRIDAYFPIPGCPWRAANKEEVEEAAVVARKYLNNVVVLTLDMKRIGDKAVKVF; encoded by the coding sequence ATGAAGGTTTATCATCTGGCATATGAGCCAAGTTACCATTCAATGGATTTTCATTTTTGGACTGAATGTAATTTAAAATGCCGTGGTTGTTATACCAATTACGAGGTTTATGATTTTGGCCTGCTGGATGACCCGGTAGCCGAAATCATTACCCGTGAAAGACAATCTCCTCCCACTGAATTTCTGTCTTTTGACCAGGTCATGGAAAAGATAGACGGGTACACTATAAAATACGCGGTTTTTCTGGGTACTGAAGCGGTACTTGATCCCGAACTGCCTAAACTTGCCAAGGCCGTTCATGAAAAATATGGTTCTTTCAATATCCTGCTGACCAATGGTATCAGGATGCCAGATCTTACAGATATTGACCAGATTATTTTTAGTCTGAAGGCTTACTCCGAAGATATTTATCGTGATTATACCAGCCGTTCAAATAAATCTGCGCTGGAAAATCTGAAGAAAATACATGCCGGTCTGGGTGACCGCAAACTTCACGTGGAAGTGGTGTATATACCTGATTATATTGCCAAAGACGAGATAGAAAAGGTTGCCCAGTTTTTGGCCAGTATAGATAAAGATATGTCTTTCCGTATAGATGCGTATTTCCCAATTCCGGGTTGCCCGTGGCGGGCAGCTAACAAGGAAGAAGTGGAAGAAGCTGCCGTGGTTGCCCGCAAATACCTGAATAACGTAGTAGTACTTACTCTGGATATGAAACGAATCGGTGATAAGGCCGTTAAGGTTTTTTAG